In the genome of Pirellulales bacterium, the window AATCAACAATGGCGGCCACATCATCCACCACGTCCCTTTGACGTAGTCGAGATATTCCAGCAGCACGCCCTGACCGCTGCCGCGCGCATGATGCGCGCGGTGCGTTTTGCCGAGCCAAT includes:
- a CDS encoding sterol desaturase family protein; protein product: MNWPAVGVGAAWFTFGFVFASLAEYWGHRLLHQVHWLGKTHRAHHARGSGQGVLLEYLDYVKGTWWMMWPPLLI